A portion of the Treponema rectale genome contains these proteins:
- a CDS encoding SpoIIE family protein phosphatase: MDKNIKKLLALLFIFSYGIFNSAAYYFETPKSFSLSEKNCYYPFSLPSGQSSESVVFWEEADEKKSQVSLYTRNSRDGYNWTEKKLLAEGITFYETPHLFYSCTSSKKKQLCAVLKNENEIEIYTSEDSFNTTKVSSIKDTTLTLAAPRLYTLSNGNFILFVSSSSTANSSAGFIIKYSLSKDGLKWSPLKELNAASSIAGTGNPIVPVLAAGKKSDLLVFMVQYHRENLISLQLYACTSKDGASSWSQPVLITGSSSFENGREDFYNFSNQAPSLAYDGSSFILAWERSASGYTNSDIYTMLLSENGTVIPSSSEKLSTTGFCSKPVVFNFDGTANIIWFTNQNENKKVFLSQKHGNLWNEAEIISESNSTAAYPVISDAEKNLAFIWEKFHLKTKASSIEILTWDHSVNPPMLKASDFKDGQRSSKKTVSFKITHAADPSGIKGCSWIVTQNPSEEPPAVINADPSSTDITAELNRDGLWFIKVRECDYAGNWSASSRLTYTLDTVPPGAVSIIPPEETEEGLLPSNTFSIQWDSPRDEDVSGYIWTIKKIDDIPQLLIDNKFHRSRAGTEQKKQMVSELLDKNEELIEEKIILSGKINSSKNSAGISNLRNGLYVFAVTAVDSSGNISEASDQIYFILNKYNPFTAITELKTSTDEFGDTAVEISGTGFTYDGTIKEIYIDEDGRYPYDYTLKLDRKDYKVLSNYKITEIELSNIKSGTYQVGLFHTDRGLYFSGDKTIFIKENGTIKNKIAHVFKPLWKAAARLNEEGINIVKLLAAGLSVLAAVWFAVCLAGLISSLKESIKIKEEVHALIEGDIMPEEKKSKAILFSHKGKSLKSKLILNTTLLIAIMDILIFITIGVYIIHSQKRILSQSLSQRVNVMLDSLSRGAKIYLPLARKDDQMSIADLSDITNQVNALNEARYATMTGFMTDENGGSLNTVWATNDENINSKINDTEFENGTSRLTIPELNEIFSELLNINEEITKESRDINNQIRELLTESYSLAGKIDSKSSWRRSEIQTQKNQLLLKLNSVLDEISEKHSGSYPVFDSENINEENTTYIFYKPILYRQDNDNNFVHGTILIEVSTKELLKTIQEQRNIIFQTGLLLLVVAIILAFISTYILASRITKPIIELSSHVAMIRDTADKTLLSGKTIKINTKDEIGILGDTVNEMTEGLAEAAVQAKNLTLGKDIQTKFIPLQTNEAGATLSTGKLHADGADFFSFYSGADDLSGDYFDYKKLDESHYAIIKCDVSGHGVPAALIMVEVATLFLNYFQKWDMKNPRQGTNLSPVVGQINDLLESRGFKGRFAAFTLCIMNTITGECWFCNAGDNLIQIYDNAAKMKKTISLQETPAAGMFSTDLIEMKGGYQVTKVTLNKGDVLFLYTDGIEEAKRNFRNENGETVNSLNDSQSAEETNEELSAERVSQIIEAVYAKSRYTLIKHNADKNEELHFDFSTCTGTAEDAIMALVSVEKAFRMYCKKNSKPTDHVKADKNIDAFLREHFNEYTTYCSAVQEVENDSTSILYKGILEDPQYDDLTLIGIRKL; the protein is encoded by the coding sequence ATGGATAAAAATATAAAAAAACTTCTTGCATTACTATTTATTTTCTCATATGGAATTTTTAATTCTGCAGCATATTATTTTGAAACACCAAAATCTTTTTCTCTGTCAGAAAAAAACTGTTACTATCCTTTTTCTCTGCCATCTGGACAGAGTTCAGAATCTGTTGTTTTTTGGGAAGAAGCAGATGAAAAAAAATCTCAAGTTTCCCTATACACCCGTAACTCCAGAGACGGATACAACTGGACAGAAAAAAAACTTCTTGCAGAAGGCATTACGTTTTATGAAACACCCCATCTTTTTTACAGCTGTACATCTTCAAAAAAGAAGCAGCTGTGTGCTGTCCTTAAAAACGAAAATGAAATAGAAATATACACTTCAGAAGATTCCTTCAACACGACAAAAGTTTCCTCTATAAAAGATACCACCCTCACTCTTGCAGCACCACGTCTTTACACTCTTTCAAACGGGAACTTCATACTGTTTGTAAGTTCTTCCTCTACGGCAAATTCTTCTGCTGGATTCATAATAAAATATTCACTTTCAAAAGACGGACTAAAATGGTCTCCCCTCAAGGAACTTAATGCAGCATCATCAATTGCAGGAACAGGAAATCCAATTGTTCCGGTTCTTGCAGCAGGAAAGAAGAGCGACCTGCTCGTATTCATGGTTCAATATCACAGGGAAAACCTCATTTCGCTTCAGCTTTATGCCTGTACAAGTAAAGACGGGGCTTCAAGCTGGTCTCAGCCTGTTTTAATTACAGGAAGCAGTTCTTTTGAAAACGGAAGGGAGGATTTTTACAACTTTTCTAACCAGGCTCCAAGTCTTGCCTATGACGGCAGTTCATTTATCCTGGCATGGGAACGTTCAGCCTCCGGATATACAAACTCCGATATCTACACGATGCTTCTGTCTGAAAACGGAACGGTCATACCATCAAGTTCAGAAAAACTGAGCACTACCGGATTCTGTTCAAAACCGGTTGTTTTTAATTTTGACGGTACGGCAAACATCATTTGGTTTACGAATCAAAATGAAAATAAAAAAGTCTTTCTGTCTCAAAAACACGGAAACCTTTGGAACGAAGCAGAAATAATTTCCGAATCAAATTCAACCGCCGCATATCCTGTAATTTCAGACGCAGAAAAAAATCTTGCCTTCATCTGGGAGAAATTCCATCTAAAAACAAAGGCTTCCTCCATAGAAATTCTTACATGGGATCACAGCGTAAACCCACCGATGCTGAAAGCCTCAGATTTTAAGGACGGGCAGCGCTCCAGTAAAAAAACTGTATCTTTTAAAATTACTCATGCAGCAGATCCTTCAGGAATAAAAGGCTGCTCCTGGATTGTTACGCAAAATCCTTCTGAAGAACCGCCTGCAGTAATAAATGCGGATCCTTCCTCAACCGACATTACAGCTGAACTTAACAGGGACGGCCTCTGGTTCATAAAAGTAAGGGAATGCGATTATGCAGGCAACTGGTCTGCTTCATCCAGACTCACCTATACACTTGATACAGTTCCACCTGGAGCTGTAAGTATTATTCCGCCGGAAGAAACAGAAGAGGGCTTACTTCCTTCCAATACTTTTTCAATTCAATGGGATAGTCCCCGGGATGAAGATGTAAGCGGCTACATATGGACGATAAAAAAAATCGATGATATTCCTCAGCTTCTTATAGATAATAAGTTCCACCGTTCCAGAGCAGGAACAGAACAGAAAAAGCAGATGGTTTCAGAACTGCTCGATAAAAATGAAGAACTCATAGAAGAAAAAATCATTCTGTCAGGAAAAATCAATTCTTCAAAAAACAGTGCCGGCATTTCAAACTTAAGAAACGGACTATATGTTTTTGCCGTTACAGCCGTCGATTCCAGCGGAAACATTTCAGAAGCCAGTGATCAGATTTATTTCATACTGAATAAATACAATCCTTTCACAGCCATTACGGAATTAAAAACTTCTACTGATGAATTTGGAGATACAGCCGTAGAAATTTCCGGAACAGGATTTACATATGACGGTACAATAAAAGAAATATACATTGATGAAGACGGACGCTACCCGTACGATTATACACTTAAGCTTGACAGAAAAGATTACAAAGTTCTTTCAAACTATAAAATCACAGAAATTGAACTTTCAAACATAAAAAGCGGAACATATCAGGTAGGACTCTTCCACACGGACAGAGGCCTGTACTTTTCCGGAGATAAAACCATATTCATAAAAGAAAACGGAACAATAAAAAATAAAATTGCGCATGTATTCAAGCCGCTCTGGAAAGCAGCCGCCCGCCTTAACGAAGAAGGAATAAATATCGTAAAGCTTCTGGCAGCAGGACTTTCCGTACTGGCAGCAGTGTGGTTTGCAGTATGCCTTGCAGGACTTATAAGTTCTCTGAAAGAATCGATAAAAATAAAAGAAGAAGTTCATGCACTTATAGAAGGAGACATTATGCCTGAAGAAAAAAAATCAAAGGCCATCCTATTCTCACACAAAGGAAAAAGCCTGAAATCAAAGCTCATATTAAACACCACCCTTCTTATCGCAATAATGGATATCCTTATTTTCATCACCATAGGTGTTTACATCATTCATTCCCAGAAAAGAATTCTAAGTCAGAGTCTTTCCCAGCGGGTAAACGTAATGCTTGATTCTCTTTCACGGGGTGCAAAAATATATCTTCCGCTTGCCCGAAAGGATGACCAGATGTCTATAGCAGATCTTTCTGACATTACAAATCAGGTTAATGCCCTTAATGAAGCCAGATATGCCACCATGACAGGTTTTATGACGGATGAAAACGGAGGAAGCCTCAATACTGTATGGGCAACAAACGACGAAAACATCAATTCTAAAATCAACGACACAGAATTTGAAAATGGAACAAGCCGGCTTACAATTCCTGAATTAAACGAAATTTTCTCTGAACTGCTGAATATAAATGAAGAAATCACAAAAGAATCCAGAGATATAAACAATCAGATCCGTGAACTGCTTACTGAGTCATATTCACTGGCAGGAAAAATCGATTCAAAAAGTTCATGGAGACGCTCTGAAATTCAAACTCAAAAAAATCAGCTGCTCCTTAAGCTCAACAGCGTACTTGATGAGATTTCTGAAAAACATTCCGGAAGTTACCCTGTATTCGACAGCGAAAACATAAATGAAGAAAACACTACGTATATCTTTTACAAGCCGATACTTTACAGACAGGATAACGACAATAACTTTGTACACGGCACAATACTGATTGAAGTATCAACAAAAGAACTCCTGAAAACAATACAGGAACAGAGAAACATTATTTTCCAGACAGGACTCCTTCTTCTTGTAGTTGCAATTATCCTTGCTTTCATAAGCACATATATCCTTGCTTCAAGAATCACAAAACCTATTATTGAACTTTCATCCCATGTTGCAATGATCAGGGATACAGCAGATAAAACCCTCTTAAGCGGTAAAACAATCAAAATAAATACAAAAGACGAAATTGGAATTCTTGGAGACACTGTAAACGAAATGACGGAAGGTCTGGCAGAAGCTGCCGTGCAGGCAAAAAATCTTACGCTGGGAAAAGACATTCAGACAAAATTCATTCCGCTGCAGACAAACGAAGCCGGTGCAACCCTCTCTACAGGTAAGCTTCATGCCGACGGTGCAGACTTTTTCAGTTTTTACAGCGGAGCCGATGATTTAAGCGGTGACTATTTTGACTACAAAAAACTTGATGAAAGTCACTATGCAATCATAAAATGTGACGTATCAGGACATGGAGTACCGGCAGCCCTTATTATGGTCGAGGTTGCAACACTTTTCCTGAACTATTTCCAGAAGTGGGACATGAAAAATCCACGTCAGGGTACAAACCTTTCACCTGTTGTCGGCCAGATAAACGACCTTCTGGAATCAAGAGGTTTCAAAGGACGTTTTGCAGCCTTTACCCTCTGCATCATGAATACGATTACGGGAGAATGCTGGTTCTGTAATGCAGGAGACAATCTTATTCAGATTTACGATAATGCGGCAAAAATGAAAAAAACAATTTCGCTTCAGGAAACTCCAGCCGCAGGAATGTTCAGTACAGACCTTATTGAAATGAAGGGCGGCTATCAGGTTACTAAAGTTACATTAAACAAAGGAGACGTTCTGTTCCTTTACACGGACGGCATTGAAGAAGCCAAACGAAATTTCAGAAATGAAAACGGAGAAACAGTAAATTCCTTAAATGACAGTCAGTCAGCAGAAGAAACAAACGAGGAACTGTCTGCAGAACGTGTCAGCCAGATAATTGAAGCAGTCTACGCAAAGAGCAGATACACTCTGATAAAACATAATGCAGATAAAAATGAAGAGCTGCATTTTGATTTCTCAACCTGTACCGGCACTGCTGAAGATGCAATCATGGCACTGGTTTCCGTAGAAAAAGCATTCAGAATGTACTGCAAGAAAAATTCAAAACCTACAGACCATGTAAAGGCTGATAAAAACATCGATGCCTTCTTAAGGGAACATTTCAACGAATATACGACTTACTGTTCTGCCGTTCAGGAAGTGGAAAATGATTCAACCAGCATCCTTTACAAAGGAATTCTTGAAGATCCGCAGTATGATGACCTTACCTTAATCGGCATCAGAAAACTTTAA